A genomic region of Rhodococcus pyridinivorans contains the following coding sequences:
- a CDS encoding esterase/lipase family protein — MFGRSLLLTVLAAGLLGSGTAAASPATLPVPYELPDTVALELENPGGSAPGSNDPNCRPTPDKPNPVVLVHNTSGNRQVAWQTFSPLLANAGYCVFAPTFGAFPGPWPVSALGGMAPLEPSTHQLSAFVDEVLAQTGAEKVDIVGHSQGTLVAAKWIGDGGAGKVDRLVSLAPLWDGTTIVTSDGVMRDFEYATCPACADMLPGSQFLEDLAATGRFVESVEYTNILTAHDDVVEPYTSGLGEDPNVTDVVLQDVCSSAKTTHLEMLADRLTTELVLSTLDETVPAPTGCVD; from the coding sequence GTGTTTGGCCGATCGCTCCTGCTGACCGTTCTCGCCGCGGGTCTTCTCGGCTCCGGCACGGCGGCCGCCTCGCCTGCCACGCTGCCCGTGCCGTACGAACTTCCCGACACGGTGGCTCTGGAGCTCGAGAATCCGGGTGGTTCGGCTCCCGGCTCGAACGACCCGAACTGTCGCCCGACCCCCGACAAGCCCAATCCTGTTGTGCTGGTCCACAACACCAGCGGTAACCGGCAGGTCGCGTGGCAGACGTTCTCGCCTCTGCTCGCCAACGCCGGCTACTGCGTCTTCGCTCCGACCTTCGGCGCGTTCCCCGGTCCGTGGCCCGTCAGCGCTCTGGGTGGGATGGCGCCGCTCGAGCCGAGCACACATCAGCTCTCCGCATTCGTCGACGAGGTGCTCGCGCAGACCGGCGCCGAGAAGGTCGACATCGTCGGCCATTCGCAGGGCACGCTGGTCGCGGCGAAGTGGATCGGTGACGGCGGCGCCGGCAAGGTTGATCGACTCGTGTCGCTCGCTCCCCTGTGGGACGGAACGACCATCGTCACCAGCGACGGTGTGATGCGCGACTTCGAATACGCGACCTGCCCCGCCTGCGCCGACATGCTTCCCGGCTCGCAGTTCCTCGAGGATCTCGCCGCGACCGGCCGCTTCGTCGAGTCGGTGGAGTACACGAACATCCTCACCGCCCACGACGACGTGGTGGAGCCGTACACGAGCGGCCTGGGCGAGGATCCGAACGTCACCGATGTCGTGCTGCAGGACGTGTGCTCCTCCGCGAAGACCACGCACCTGGAGATGCTCGCCGACCGGCTCACCACGGAGCTCGTGCTCTCCACGCTCGACGAGACGGTTCCGGCGCCGACCGGCTGCGTCGACTGA
- a CDS encoding alpha/beta hydrolase, translating to MVVVTTVVASTWGLGASTASAEPDEARLVSTTVVDDQQLDIEVYSPSMDENIELRILRPTDTVTPSPTLYVLSGVDGGSYNNSWMDQSDIVDFFSDKHVNVVIPKGGESSYYTDWKHDDPNLGRYKWATFLTEELPPVVDSTYATTGTNGLIGFSMSGTSSLNLAIAAPDLYDAVGSFSGCARTSDPLGQAFVTTTVVNFFGNPLNMWGPFDDPTWVANDPYINAEKLRGTTLYLSSRTGLPGRYDTLESEWIKDEEDLTDVVIKGGLIEAAAADCTRRMATRLDELGIPATIDIHDDGTHNWGYWQDDLHNSWPVLGPAIGAS from the coding sequence TTGGTTGTCGTGACGACCGTCGTGGCGTCGACCTGGGGCCTCGGAGCGTCGACGGCGTCCGCAGAACCCGATGAGGCCCGGCTCGTGAGCACTACGGTCGTCGACGACCAGCAACTCGACATCGAGGTCTACTCGCCGTCCATGGACGAGAACATCGAGCTGCGGATCCTGCGCCCCACCGACACCGTCACTCCCAGCCCCACGCTGTACGTGCTGAGCGGCGTCGACGGCGGGTCGTACAACAACAGCTGGATGGACCAGTCCGACATCGTCGACTTCTTCTCCGACAAGCACGTCAACGTCGTCATCCCGAAGGGCGGCGAGTCGAGCTACTACACCGACTGGAAGCACGACGACCCGAACCTCGGCCGCTACAAGTGGGCCACCTTCCTCACCGAGGAACTACCGCCCGTCGTCGACAGCACCTACGCGACCACCGGCACCAACGGCCTGATCGGCTTCTCGATGTCGGGCACCTCGTCGCTCAATCTCGCGATTGCCGCACCGGATCTGTACGACGCGGTGGGCAGCTTCAGTGGCTGCGCACGCACAAGCGACCCCCTCGGCCAGGCCTTCGTCACCACGACCGTCGTCAACTTCTTCGGCAACCCGCTCAACATGTGGGGTCCGTTCGACGACCCCACCTGGGTCGCCAACGATCCGTACATCAATGCGGAGAAGCTGCGCGGCACCACCTTGTACCTGTCGTCGCGCACCGGCCTGCCCGGCCGCTACGACACTCTCGAATCCGAGTGGATCAAGGACGAGGAAGACCTTACCGACGTGGTCATCAAGGGCGGACTCATCGAAGCCGCAGCGGCCGACTGCACTCGACGCATGGCGACGCGCCTCGACGAACTGGGCATCCCCGCCACCATCGACATCCACGACGACGGCACCCACAACTGGGGCTACTGGCAGGACGACCTGCACAACTCGTGGCCCGTCCTCGGTCCCGCGATCGGCGCGTCCTGA